Proteins from one Staphylococcus saprophyticus subsp. saprophyticus ATCC 15305 = NCTC 7292 genomic window:
- a CDS encoding alpha/beta hydrolase, which produces MSKNEFKITVADGTMIEVKLNKAKKTTIGVVHILHGMAEHMDRYDQLVESLNQQGYDVLRHNHRGHGKDINEDERGQIDDLSQVAEDAYEIAETVCSHYQHIPYIIIGHSMGSIVGRIFAQRYPDVAQGMILTGTTQYPTFLSISICTLLKIITLVLGKHRRLDWLNKIMYKSFNKNINNQKTTSDWLSSDANEVEQFIKDPYTGFLVSNQLIYQVMKQMVSTSRMKNIKQMNANLPVLLISGKDDPLGDYGKGIRKLGRLYKKAGIKHITVQLYKNKRHEVLFEKGYVETWHHMYEWIEKQILKKKK; this is translated from the coding sequence ATGAGTAAAAATGAATTTAAAATTACAGTTGCAGATGGCACAATGATAGAAGTTAAATTGAATAAAGCTAAAAAAACAACTATCGGTGTCGTGCATATACTTCATGGAATGGCAGAGCATATGGATCGATATGATCAGCTTGTGGAATCATTAAATCAACAAGGTTATGATGTGTTACGACATAATCATCGGGGCCATGGCAAAGATATAAATGAAGATGAACGTGGACAAATTGATGACCTGTCTCAAGTTGCGGAAGATGCATATGAAATTGCTGAAACGGTGTGTTCACATTATCAACATATCCCATATATTATTATAGGACATTCAATGGGATCAATTGTGGGACGTATATTCGCTCAAAGATATCCAGATGTAGCTCAAGGTATGATATTAACCGGAACAACGCAATACCCAACCTTTTTGAGCATTTCCATTTGTACATTACTAAAAATAATTACATTGGTGTTAGGAAAACATCGTAGATTAGATTGGTTAAACAAAATAATGTATAAATCGTTTAATAAAAATATTAATAACCAAAAAACGACAAGTGACTGGCTCTCTAGTGATGCGAATGAAGTAGAACAATTTATAAAAGATCCATATACAGGATTTTTAGTCTCAAATCAGTTGATTTATCAAGTTATGAAACAAATGGTATCAACAAGTCGAATGAAAAATATAAAACAAATGAACGCCAATCTTCCTGTATTGTTAATTTCAGGTAAAGATGATCCTCTAGGAGACTATGGTAAAGGGATTAGGAAACTGGGTAGATTATATAAAAAAGCAGGTATTAAACATATCACAGTACAACTGTATAAAAATAAAAGACATGAAGTACTTTTTGAAAAAGGCTATGTTGAAACATGGCATCATATGTATGAATGGATAGAAAAACAAATTTTAAAAAAGAAAAAGTAA
- a CDS encoding glycerol-3-phosphate dehydrogenase/oxidase, which yields MSLSTLKREQIKKDLKDQEFDVVIIGGGITGAGIALDASERGMKVALVEMQDFAQGTSSRSTKLVHGGLRYLKQLQVGVVAETGRERAIVYENGPHVTTPERMLLPMHKGGSMGKFTTSIGLAMYDRLAGVKKAERKTMLNAKETLEKEPLVKKAGLKGGGSYVEYRTDDARLTIEVMKRAEEKGAKVINHTKSVHFTYDSNEKVNGIQVEDQISNETYPIKAKKVINASGPWVDEVRSGDYARNNKQLRLTKGVHIVIDQSKFPLGQAVYFDTEKDGRMIFAIPREGKAYVGTTDTFYDNNKTSPLANQEDRDYLIDAINYMFPDVNVADEDIESSWAGVRPLILEEGKDPSEISRKDEVWEGKSGLLTIAGGKLTGYRHMALEIVDLLSKRLKSEFGLKFDKCATKHLTISGGDVGGSANFDKFIEQKVEEAKSYQIDESTARHFASKYGSNAEELFKIAQTAQYQETGLPLDIYTELVYSIQNEMVYRPTDFFIRRTGKLYFKIDDVLNYKEQVIDVMAGLLGYTNIEKEAYTKELQIAIDEAQTGNHQPAVKE from the coding sequence GCACTTGTTGAAATGCAAGACTTTGCACAAGGAACAAGCTCACGTTCTACGAAATTGGTACATGGTGGGTTACGTTACTTAAAACAACTTCAAGTTGGAGTGGTAGCTGAAACTGGTCGTGAACGTGCGATTGTTTATGAAAATGGACCGCATGTTACTACACCAGAACGTATGCTTTTACCAATGCATAAAGGCGGTTCAATGGGCAAATTCACTACTTCTATTGGATTAGCAATGTATGATAGATTAGCAGGTGTTAAGAAAGCTGAACGTAAAACAATGTTAAATGCTAAAGAAACATTAGAAAAAGAACCATTAGTTAAAAAAGCTGGTCTAAAAGGTGGCGGTTCTTATGTTGAATATCGTACAGATGATGCGCGTCTAACTATTGAAGTTATGAAACGTGCAGAAGAAAAAGGTGCGAAAGTTATTAATCATACAAAATCAGTACATTTCACTTATGATTCAAATGAAAAAGTCAACGGTATACAAGTTGAAGATCAAATCAGTAATGAAACGTATCCAATCAAAGCTAAAAAAGTCATTAATGCAAGTGGCCCATGGGTAGATGAAGTTCGCAGTGGAGACTATGCACGTAACAATAAACAATTACGTTTAACAAAAGGTGTTCACATTGTTATTGATCAATCTAAATTCCCATTAGGTCAAGCAGTTTATTTCGATACTGAAAAAGATGGACGTATGATTTTCGCTATTCCTCGTGAAGGTAAAGCATATGTTGGTACGACTGATACGTTCTATGACAACAATAAAACTTCACCATTAGCTAACCAAGAAGATAGAGACTATCTCATCGATGCTATTAATTACATGTTCCCAGATGTAAATGTAGCTGATGAAGATATTGAATCTTCATGGGCAGGTGTCAGACCGTTAATCTTAGAAGAAGGTAAAGATCCATCTGAAATTTCACGTAAAGATGAAGTATGGGAAGGTAAATCTGGTTTATTAACAATTGCCGGTGGTAAATTAACTGGTTATCGTCATATGGCACTTGAAATTGTGGATTTACTATCTAAACGCTTGAAATCAGAATTCGGTCTTAAATTTGATAAATGTGCGACGAAACACTTAACTATCTCAGGAGGAGATGTTGGTGGTAGTGCGAACTTCGATAAGTTTATTGAACAAAAAGTTGAAGAAGCAAAATCTTATCAAATTGATGAGTCAACTGCACGTCACTTTGCTTCAAAATACGGTTCAAATGCTGAAGAACTATTCAAGATTGCACAAACAGCACAATATCAAGAAACTGGTTTGCCTTTAGACATTTATACTGAATTAGTTTATTCAATCCAAAACGAAATGGTATATCGTCCAACAGACTTCTTTATTCGTCGTACAGGTAAACTATACTTCAAAATTGATGACGTCTTAAATTATAAAGAACAAGTTATTGATGTCATGGCTGGCTTATTAGGATACACAAATATTGAAAAAGAAGCTTATACAAAAGAATTACAAATTGCAATTGATGAAGCACAAACTGGTAATCATCAACCAGCAGTAAAAGAATAA